The following proteins are co-located in the Acipenser ruthenus unplaced genomic scaffold, fAciRut3.2 maternal haplotype, whole genome shotgun sequence genome:
- the LOC117964920 gene encoding cornifelin-like, which produces MAYPMVSPPSPPPPPVIAPIVVQPPAVTQGWSTGLCETCSDLGICACGMFCLCCLSAQVAEGFGECFVIGWLPCSHCALRTGMRERYSIPGSMINDYCVVWCCLPCAMCQMRREIKIRTTQAIR; this is translated from the exons ATGGCGTACCCCATGGTctcccctccttctcctcctcctcctcccgtgATCGCCCCCATCGTCGTGCAGCCCCCGGCGGTCACCCAGGGCTGGAGCACGGGACTGTGTGAGACATGCAGCGACCTGGGCATCT gTGCCTGCGGGAtgttctgtctgtgctgtctCTCTGCGCAGGTGGCAGAGGGTTTTGGGGAGTGCTTTGTGATTGGCTGGCTGCCCTGCTCTCACTGCGCTCTGCGCACCGGAATGAGGGAGCGCTACTCCATCCCG GGCTCCATGATCAATGATTACTGTGTCGTGTGGTGCTGTCTGCCCTGCGCCATGTGTCAGATGAGACGCGAGATTAAAATCAGAACCACCCAGGCCATCCGGTGA
- the LOC117434082 gene encoding LOW QUALITY PROTEIN: mitochondrial import receptor subunit TOM40 homolog (The sequence of the model RefSeq protein was modified relative to this genomic sequence to represent the inferred CDS: inserted 4 bases in 2 codons) encodes MGNVLAAGSPSPAAGSPAAGPGXLVSVPPGFTMPQVSPLSPPAEPNXPAREGCPNPGPFEECHRKCKEVFPAPMDGVKLIVNKGLSNNFQVNHTVSLSTLGESNYHFGATYVGTKQLSPTELFPVMVGDMDNSGSLNAQIIHQLTTKLRSKLAFQTQQSKFVNCRLTGSTEERDFTAAVTLGNPDIIVGSGILVAHYLQSVTPALALGGELVYHRRPGEEGTVMSLAGRYTGSNWIATLTLGQAGAHATYYHKANDQLQVGVEFEASTRMQDTSVSFGYQLDLPKANLLFKGSLDSNWIVGATLEKKLLPLPLTLAMGALLNHKKNKFQCGFGLTIG; translated from the exons ATGGGTAACGTGTTGGCAGCTGGTTCCCCCAGCCCCGCTGCGGGCTCCCCTGCAGCTGGACCGGG CCTGGTATCGGTACCACCGGGCTTCACCATGCCCCAGGTCTCCCCCCTCAGCCCCCCGGCAGAGCCCAA GCCAGCGAGGGAAGGCTGCCCCAACCCAGGCCCCTTCGAGGAGTGCCACCGGAAATGCAAAG AGGTGTTTCCAGCACCCATGGATGGGGTCAAGCTGATCGTCAACAAAGGACTCAGCAATAACTTCCAG gtgaaTCACACGGTCTCTCTCAGCACCCTGGGGGAATCCAACTACCACTTCGGAGCCACGTACGTGGGCACGAAGCAGCTGAGCCCCACCGA gctttTCCCAGTGATGGTCGGAGACATGGACAATAGCGGCAGTTTGAACGCACAGATTATTCACCAGCTAACGACAAAGCTGCGCTCCAAACTAGCATTCCAG ACCCAGCAGTCCAAGTTTGTGAACTGCAGGTTGACGGGGAGTACAGAGGAGAGAGACTTCACTGCTGCTGTGACACTGGGAAACCCTGACATCATCGTGGGGTCAG GTATCCTGGTTGCTCACTACCTCCAGAGTGTCACCCCTGCGCTGGCTCTGGGGGGGGAGCTGGTGTATCACAGGCGGCCGGGTGAGGAGGGCACCGTCATGTCCCTGGCAGGGAGGTATACAG gcaGTAACTGGATCGCTACACTAACACTAGGACAGGCAGGAGCCCATGCCACATATTACCACAAAGCTAACGACCAG ttgcAGGTAGGGGTGGAGTTTGAAGCCAGCACGCGAATGCAGGACACCAGCGTATCTTTTGGCTACCAGCTGGACCTGCCCAAAGCGAACCTGCTCTTCAAAG ggtctctGGACAGTAACTGGATTgttggggctaccctggagaagaagctgctgcctctgcctctcacCCTGGCCATGGGGGCACTACTGAATCACAAGAAGAACAAGTTCCAGTGCGGGTTCGGCCTCACCATCGGATAA